A DNA window from Corvus moneduloides isolate bCorMon1 chromosome 22, bCorMon1.pri, whole genome shotgun sequence contains the following coding sequences:
- the LOC116454865 gene encoding regulatory solute carrier protein family 1 member 1 isoform X1 has translation MPSLPASDGFQNPVQSSGLNSKICNPTNQLLDRSVSAPASICSSKSSLAEPIDPRAIKTFDSSPEHQITPEREYPLVLQHHSNSSSLANNDPSPHTGDGTCPSSACLSQKTLKETFSADILKECNAEGQDHGQEHPLEVTKVNLADTAAKHRQNKDVCLSSEQEQKHELPTDHRTCKEPEKEHLEEQTETTDPEPPCCVGGVEKPAVAEAKQPENPPMEMRDGLERAGLSCVKRSIQLSASCSHVHMEASMEIDAVEQAAAEAQSSAREQKQQTESRRISSLNSDAFSMEVELLKSPSSSSDPLSTSDVLQPKSTSETPAEYHELANLAADSSFPCSIHQLDTDPGRPSEEPCFPLASALKELHKLLVISRKGECKILASEEVSQLEVVHREPAVQQKGLPEGEQKGSDPASQEQSCSFAEVRSEGGGAEGSQPCDSGRGHVSTGPISPGQPVLGGDTLERQKGSGKSDVVMVSSAATPGQQQSPEQGEVLARASQSPPSPTSEQSTPVSSTPALGEGALQDTQSLFTGAPGRSGSAAPEGPWPLAGSEEPLLSPPAAYTRLTTRASAPPAFPAADVDRILGAGFTPQEAHEALEQADGNADLALLILLAKSIVVPT, from the coding sequence ATGCCCTCATTACCAGCTTCTGATGGGTTTCAAAATCCAGTCCAGTCTTCAGGACTAAATTCCAAGATCTGTAATCCCACAAATCAATTACTTGATCGTTCTGTCTCTGCCCCTGCTTCAATTTGCTCATCCAAATCCAGCCTTGCAGAGCCCATTGATCCTAGAGCCATCAAGACTTTTGACTCTTCACCTGAACACCAGATAACCCCAGAAAGAGAATATCCTCTGGTATTGCAGCATCATTCCAATAGCTCTTCCTTGGCAAATAATGACCCCTCTCCACACACCGGGGATGGAACCTGCCCCAGTTCAGCTTGCCTTTCACAGAAGACACTCAAAGAAACATTTAGTGCTGACATTTTAAAGGAATGTAATGCTGAAGGGCAAGATCATGGTCAGGAACATCCTCTGGAAGTGACAAAAGTCAATTTGGCTGACACTGCTGCCAAGCACAGGCAGAATAAAGATGTCTGTCTGTCTTCAGAGCAGGAGCAAAAACATGAGCTTCCCACAGACCATCGGACGTGCAAAGAGCCAGAAAAGGAACATCTTGAGGAGCAAACTGAGACAACCGACCCAGAACCTCCTTGCTGTGTTGGTGGGGTTGAGAAACCTGCTGTGGCAGAAGCCAAGCAGCCAGAAAATCCTCCCATGGAAATGAGAGATGGACTGGAGAGAGCAGGTCTTTCCTGTGTCAAAAGGAGTATCCAACTGTCAGCCTCCTGTAGCCATGTGCACATGGAAGCCTCCATGGAAATAGATGCAGtggagcaggctgcagctgaagcGCAGAGCTCAGCAagggagcagaagcagcagactGAGAGCAGACGTATATCCAGCCTGAACTCTGATGCCTTCTCCATGGAGGTGGAGTTGCTGAAGTCTCCATCCTCCTCGAGTGATCCGCTTTCCACCAGTGATGTCCTGCAGCCTAAAAGCACTAGTGAAACTCCTGCAGAGTATCATGAGTTGGCTAATTTGGCAGCAGacagctccttcccctgcagcatCCACCAGCTGGACACGGATCCAGGAAGACCTTCAGAAGAGCCATGTTTCCCTCTAGCATCAGCCTTGAAAGAGCTTCACAAACTCTTGGTTATCAGTCGGAAAGGAGAATGTAAGATCCTTGCCTCGGAAGAAGTCTCACAGCTGGAAGTGGTTCACAGAgagccagcagtgcagcagaaGGGACTTCCTGAAGGTGAGCAGAAAGGCTCAGATCCAGCCAGCCAGGAACAGAGCTGTTCCTTTGCTGAGGTGAGGTCTGAGGgtggaggagcagaggggagcCAGCCTTGTGATTCTGGCAGAGGGCATGTCAGCACTGGGCCTATCAGTCCAGGGCAGCCTGTGCTCGGGGGAGATACTTTAGAGAGGCAGAAGGGTTCAGGTAAGAGCGATGTGGTCATGGTGAGTTCTGCAGCCAcccctggccagcagcagagcccagagcagggggaggtTTTGGCAAGAGCTTCTCAGAGTCCACCGAGTCCAACTTCGGAGCAAAGCACACCTGTTTCCTCCACACCTGCTTTGGGCGAAGGTGCACTACAGGATACTCAGAGCCTGTTCACAGGAGCACCTGGGAGAagtggcagtgctgctcctgaaGGTCCGTGGCCGCTGGCTGGGAGTGAGGAACCGCTGCTGAGCCCCCCAGCCGCCTACACCAGACTGACCACACGGGCTTCTGCAccccctgctttccctgccGCTGATGTTGACCGAATCCTCGGTGCTGGTTTTACCCCGCAGGAAGCTCATGAGGCCTTGGAACAAGCAGATGGAAACGCAGATCTTGCTCTTCTCATTTTGCTAGCCAAGAGCATTGTTGTTCCTACATAA